A region of Kribbella sp. NBC_01245 DNA encodes the following proteins:
- a CDS encoding thioesterase II family protein: MTANTLPENSLLHERITRLTTDKRAQLLARLRAEPSREDTPWLVRFSRGDAPGIRLFCFSYAGSGASIFRGWTDGLPAEVDVWAAQLPGRETRVGEQPLGRMAPVIDALHEAIRPQLDLPYVFFGHSMGALVAFELARRLRSAGDPEPAHLFLAAFRAPQLANPNIKIYHLPDEVLKTVLLKEGTPQQVLENDELMRALLPTLRADFELCDTYEYGAEPPLRMPVSVFGGHQDVRVGRSDLEPWRDQAAGPFRLAMIPGSHFFLHSAQDLLLTELVRDLGSAALIKEGEHVHDRPIAG, from the coding sequence ATGACCGCCAACACGCTCCCTGAAAACTCCCTGCTGCACGAACGGATCACCCGCCTGACAACCGACAAGCGCGCGCAGCTCCTCGCTCGGCTGCGGGCTGAGCCGTCCCGCGAGGACACGCCGTGGCTCGTGCGGTTCTCGCGCGGTGACGCGCCGGGCATCCGGCTGTTCTGTTTCTCGTACGCCGGAAGCGGTGCGTCGATCTTTCGCGGCTGGACCGACGGGCTACCGGCCGAGGTCGACGTGTGGGCGGCGCAGCTGCCGGGCCGCGAGACCCGCGTAGGGGAGCAGCCGCTGGGGCGGATGGCTCCCGTCATCGATGCGCTGCACGAGGCGATCCGTCCTCAGTTGGACCTGCCGTACGTCTTCTTCGGTCACAGCATGGGTGCGCTCGTCGCGTTCGAGCTCGCCCGGCGGTTGCGAAGCGCTGGTGATCCTGAGCCTGCGCACCTTTTCCTGGCGGCGTTCCGGGCCCCGCAGCTGGCCAACCCGAACATCAAGATCTACCACCTGCCGGACGAGGTGCTGAAGACCGTCCTGCTCAAGGAGGGCACGCCCCAACAGGTTCTGGAGAACGACGAGCTGATGCGGGCGCTGCTGCCCACGCTGAGGGCCGACTTCGAGTTGTGCGACACCTACGAGTACGGCGCTGAGCCGCCGCTGCGGATGCCGGTCTCCGTTTTCGGAGGCCATCAGGACGTGCGGGTCGGCCGGAGCGATCTGGAGCCCTGGCGCGACCAGGCGGCCGGCCCGTTCCGGCTGGCGATGATTCCCGGTTCGCACTTCTTCCTGCACAGCGCTCAGGACCTGCTGCTCACCGAACTCGTCCGCGACCTCGGGAGCGCCGCACTGATCAAGGAAGGGGAACATGTCCATGACCGACCGATCGCCGGCTGA